One region of Deinococcus budaensis genomic DNA includes:
- a CDS encoding SDR family oxidoreductase: protein MTHSESRNPASGTGKSAFVTGASKGIGLAVAQALAGAGYAVTLTSRTQAEVEAAAQGIGGQARGVVCDVRDPQALQRAVDAHVDAFGGLDVLFVNAGLGHFANVEDLTIEQWQEVIDTNLSGAFYTVKAGLPALKRRGGYIFTLSSLAGTNPFAGGGAYNASKFGLNGLSEVLTLDLRQHGIKVTQIMPGSVATFFNGHTPGEQDAWKIQPEDVAQLTLDLLAMPERTLPSRIEVRPSRPPTK from the coding sequence ATGACCCACAGTGAGTCCCGCAATCCGGCGTCCGGCACCGGCAAGAGCGCCTTCGTGACCGGCGCGAGCAAGGGCATTGGCCTGGCCGTCGCGCAGGCGCTGGCCGGGGCGGGATATGCCGTCACGCTGACCAGCCGCACCCAGGCCGAGGTGGAGGCCGCCGCGCAGGGGATCGGTGGGCAGGCGCGCGGCGTGGTCTGCGACGTGCGCGACCCGCAGGCCCTCCAGAGGGCGGTGGACGCCCACGTGGACGCCTTTGGCGGCCTGGACGTGCTGTTCGTGAACGCGGGGCTGGGCCACTTCGCCAATGTGGAGGACCTGACCATTGAGCAGTGGCAGGAGGTCATCGACACCAACCTCAGCGGCGCCTTCTACACCGTGAAGGCGGGCCTTCCTGCGCTCAAGCGCCGGGGCGGGTACATCTTCACGCTCTCCAGCCTGGCGGGCACGAACCCCTTCGCGGGTGGCGGGGCCTACAACGCGAGCAAGTTCGGCCTCAACGGCCTCTCGGAGGTGCTGACCCTCGACCTGCGTCAGCACGGCATCAAGGTGACCCAGATCATGCCCGGCAGCGTGGCGACCTTTTTCAACGGGCACACGCCTGGCGAGCAGGACGCCTGGAAGATTCAGCCGGAAGATGTCGCCCAGCTCACCCTCGACCTGCTGGCGATGCCGGAGCGCACGCTCCCCAGCCGCATCGAGGTCCGGCCCAGCCGGCCGCCCACGAAATGA
- the smpB gene encoding SsrA-binding protein SmpB, whose amino-acid sequence MRRVYTNRRAHYEYELLERFEAGISLTGSEVKSVRAGGVDFRDAFARLTNGNIDLEGLYIPTYTQATYNNHEPRRPRRLLLHREEIGKLRRALEQKGLTLVPTRMYQKGRVFKVELALARGKKLHDKRRAEAEKTVRRELREL is encoded by the coding sequence ATGCGCCGCGTGTACACGAACCGCCGCGCACACTACGAATACGAGTTGCTGGAGCGCTTCGAGGCGGGCATCAGCCTCACCGGCAGCGAGGTCAAGAGTGTCCGGGCAGGTGGCGTGGACTTCCGGGACGCCTTTGCGCGCCTGACGAACGGCAACATTGATCTGGAGGGCCTCTACATTCCGACCTACACCCAGGCGACCTACAACAACCACGAACCCCGGCGCCCGCGCCGCTTGCTGCTGCACCGCGAGGAGATCGGCAAGCTGCGCCGGGCGCTGGAGCAAAAAGGCCTGACCCTGGTGCCCACCCGGATGTACCAGAAAGGCCGGGTCTTCAAGGTCGAACTGGCCCTGGCGCGCGGCAAGAAGTTGCACGACAAGCGCCGCGCCGAGGCCGAGAAGACCGTGCGCCGGGAGCTGCGCGAACTATGA
- a CDS encoding putative bifunctional diguanylate cyclase/phosphodiesterase, which produces MPRAWRSPLTIAAVYLAAWWGLDAAAQRFETAPGISVWYPPTALDYVLLLAFGLRFWPLLLLSGLLHQLLTVPEPLPPLPLLVFVVGTALVHAGACALLLRVWQLDVRLPRLRDVGLFVGVAVLAAPLAAAALQVLNLTLGDLLTWSKAPVHTLQLWAGIATGVGMLAPPLLLALRPLTQARLAPLPDELQRLNLHPQDFPAQAGRWARWRRGLEGLGELALIGLALWVGYGGPRSASLDYSYVLFVPLLWIAARHGFGRAVVAVLLLNVGVALLTRESDVERSGGLALQFGLLTVTLAGLLLGAVMRERQRLTAHLRHLALHDPLTGLGNRRLFNERLGQALAGPAAPRRTLAVILMDFDNFKAINDSLGHAAGDLVLRVVGERLRGCVRPGDVVARLGGDEFALLLEDLHGPGEASEVAGRLLGALEDPVPVPGGALRVGASVGIALRGPGAQDSETLLRNADVALYHAKARHRGRAQLFDAAMHASVLERLELEADLRVAIARGGFEIHYQPLVELQGGELRGFEALVRWRHPARGLLGPCAFIPLAEETGLIVAIDRWVLRAACAEVASWPQPAGRPPVSLGVNLTATHLHSPDVVQEVQSALQASGLAPERLMLELTENVLLSDTAASAQTLRELRGLGLRLALDDFGTGYSSLGYLREFPISDLKVDRSFVTNLGQDGAATELARMVAVLGRTLGLATVAEGVETPEHYAQVRELGYTLAQGYHIGRPLPAEQARALALQEAPLVPPG; this is translated from the coding sequence ATGCCGCGCGCCTGGCGTTCCCCCCTGACCATCGCGGCCGTGTATCTGGCCGCCTGGTGGGGGCTGGACGCCGCCGCCCAGCGCTTCGAGACCGCGCCCGGCATCTCGGTGTGGTATCCGCCCACGGCGCTGGATTACGTGCTGCTGCTGGCGTTCGGGCTGCGGTTCTGGCCGCTGCTGCTGCTGAGCGGGCTGCTGCACCAGTTGCTGACGGTGCCTGAACCGCTGCCGCCCCTGCCGCTGCTGGTCTTCGTGGTGGGCACGGCGCTGGTTCACGCGGGGGCCTGCGCGCTGCTGCTGCGCGTCTGGCAGCTGGATGTGCGGCTGCCCCGGCTGCGCGACGTGGGCCTCTTCGTGGGGGTCGCCGTGCTGGCGGCGCCGCTGGCCGCAGCGGCACTTCAGGTGCTCAACCTGACCCTGGGCGACCTGCTGACCTGGAGCAAGGCTCCGGTGCATACCCTTCAGCTGTGGGCCGGAATCGCCACCGGGGTCGGGATGCTGGCGCCGCCCCTCTTGCTCGCGCTGCGCCCGCTGACCCAGGCGCGGTTGGCGCCGCTGCCCGACGAGCTTCAGCGGCTGAACCTGCACCCGCAGGATTTTCCGGCGCAGGCTGGCCGCTGGGCGCGCTGGCGCCGCGGGCTGGAAGGGCTGGGCGAGCTGGCCCTGATCGGGCTGGCGCTGTGGGTGGGGTACGGGGGACCGCGCAGCGCCAGCCTGGATTACAGCTACGTGCTGTTCGTGCCGCTGCTGTGGATCGCCGCCCGGCACGGCTTCGGGCGGGCGGTCGTGGCAGTGCTGCTGCTCAATGTGGGCGTGGCGCTGCTGACCCGCGAGAGCGACGTGGAGCGCAGCGGCGGGCTGGCCCTGCAATTCGGGCTGCTCACCGTGACGCTGGCGGGCCTGCTGCTGGGCGCCGTGATGCGCGAACGCCAACGCCTCACGGCCCATCTGCGCCACCTCGCCCTGCACGACCCCCTGACCGGCTTGGGCAACCGCCGCCTGTTCAACGAACGGCTGGGCCAGGCGCTGGCCGGGCCTGCGGCGCCCCGGCGCACGCTGGCGGTGATCCTGATGGACTTCGACAACTTCAAGGCCATCAACGACAGCCTGGGCCACGCGGCGGGCGACCTGGTGCTGCGGGTGGTGGGCGAGCGCCTGCGCGGGTGCGTGCGCCCGGGCGACGTGGTGGCGCGGCTGGGCGGGGACGAGTTCGCCCTGCTGCTGGAGGACCTGCACGGCCCTGGCGAGGCGAGCGAGGTCGCCGGGCGGCTGCTGGGAGCGCTGGAAGACCCGGTGCCGGTGCCGGGGGGCGCGCTGCGGGTGGGCGCGAGCGTGGGCATCGCCCTGCGCGGGCCAGGCGCCCAGGACAGCGAGACGCTGCTGCGCAACGCCGACGTGGCCCTCTACCACGCCAAGGCGCGCCACCGGGGCCGCGCCCAGCTGTTCGACGCGGCCATGCACGCCAGCGTCCTCGAACGCCTGGAACTGGAAGCCGACCTGCGCGTCGCCATCGCGCGCGGGGGCTTCGAGATCCATTACCAGCCGCTGGTGGAACTGCAAGGCGGAGAGCTGCGCGGTTTCGAGGCCCTGGTGCGCTGGCGGCACCCGGCGCGCGGCCTGCTGGGTCCCTGCGCCTTTATCCCGCTGGCCGAGGAGACGGGCCTGATCGTCGCCATCGACCGCTGGGTGCTGCGGGCGGCCTGCGCGGAGGTGGCCAGCTGGCCGCAGCCCGCCGGGCGCCCCCCGGTCAGCCTGGGGGTCAACCTGACCGCCACCCACCTCCACTCCCCCGACGTGGTGCAGGAGGTGCAGTCGGCCCTGCAGGCTTCGGGCCTGGCCCCCGAGCGCCTGATGCTGGAGCTGACCGAGAACGTGCTGCTGAGCGACACGGCGGCCAGCGCGCAGACCCTGCGCGAGTTGCGCGGCCTGGGCCTGCGGCTCGCGCTCGACGACTTCGGCACCGGCTACTCCTCGCTGGGCTACCTGCGCGAGTTTCCCATCAGCGACCTGAAGGTGGACCGCTCGTTCGTCACCAACCTGGGTCAGGACGGGGCCGCGACCGAACTCGCCCGGATGGTCGCCGTGCTGGGGCGCACCCTGGGCCTCGCCACCGTGGCCGAGGGCGTCGAGACCCCCGAGCACTACGCCCAGGTGCGCGAGCTGGGCTACACGCTGGCCCAGGGCTACCACATCGGCCGCCCGCTGCCCGCCGAGCAGGCCCGTGCGCTGGCACTTCAGGAGGCTCCGCTGGTGCCTCCAGGCTGA
- a CDS encoding MazG nucleotide pyrophosphohydrolase domain-containing protein, with protein MQDLLTTLRRLRAPDGCPWDREQTHESLRPYLLEEAAEAVDAVAGGPAALADELGDVLLQVAFHAVIAEEVGTFGYPDIERGIVDKLVRRHPHVFGSVTVEGSADVVRNWQAIKAAERAGRPRRAAERVPAALGALARETQTQRLAGQEQAGREAVAAALHAAPDTAAGVADVLAAVVAWARAAGVDPELALRDRTHATLAALPDPVPTAPGGPAEAGA; from the coding sequence ATGCAAGACCTGTTGACCACCCTGCGCCGCCTGCGCGCCCCGGACGGCTGCCCCTGGGACCGCGAGCAGACCCACGAGTCGCTGCGCCCCTACCTGCTGGAGGAAGCCGCCGAGGCGGTGGACGCCGTGGCCGGGGGACCCGCCGCGCTGGCCGACGAACTCGGCGACGTGCTGCTTCAGGTGGCCTTTCACGCGGTGATCGCCGAGGAGGTGGGCACCTTCGGCTACCCCGACATCGAACGCGGCATCGTGGACAAGCTGGTGCGGCGCCACCCGCACGTGTTCGGCTCGGTCACGGTGGAGGGCAGCGCCGACGTGGTCCGCAACTGGCAGGCGATCAAGGCGGCCGAGCGCGCCGGCCGGCCGCGCCGCGCCGCCGAACGGGTGCCCGCCGCGCTGGGCGCGCTGGCCCGCGAGACCCAGACGCAGCGGCTGGCCGGGCAGGAACAGGCCGGGCGGGAGGCCGTCGCAGCTGCCCTGCACGCGGCGCCCGACACTGCCGCAGGCGTGGCCGACGTGCTCGCCGCCGTGGTGGCCTGGGCACGCGCGGCGGGAGTGGACCCCGAGCTGGCGCTGCGCGACCGCACCCACGCCACCCTCGCGGCCCTGCCGGACCCCGTCCCCACGGCCCCAGGAGGCCCTGCGGAGGCGGGCGCGTGA